The stretch of DNA CCCCGCTGGTCGGCGAGGCGTACGAGTTGCCCTTCGACTACCTCGTCATCGCGATGGGCGCGGTCTCCCGCACCTTCCCGATCCCGGGCCTTGCCGAGCAGGGCATCGGCATGAAGGGCATCGAGGAGTCCATCGGCCTGCGCAACCACGTCCTGGAGCAGCTCGACAAGGCCGACTCCACCACGGACGAGGAGATCCGCCGCAAGGCGCTCACCTTCGTCTTCATCGGCGGTGGCTTCGCCGGCGCCGAGACCATCGGTGAGGTCGAGGACATGGCCCGGGACGCGGCCAAGTACTACAACAACGTGTCCCGCGAGGACATGCGCTTCGTCCTCGTCGACGCCGCCGACAAGATCCTCCCCGAGGTCGGCCCGAAGCTCGGCCAGTACGGCAAGGAGCACCTCGAGGGCCGCGGTGTGGAGGTCTACCTCTCCACCTCCATGGAGTCCTGCGTCGACGGCCACGTGGTGCTGAAGAACGGCCTCGAGGTCGACTCCAACACGATCGTGTGGACCGCGGGCGTCAAGCCCAACCCGGCACTGGCCCGCTTCGGCCTGCCGCTCGGCCCGCGCGGCCACGTGGACGCCCAGCCGACCCTCCAGGTGACCGGCACCGACTACATCTGGGCCGCCGGCGACAACGCCCAGGTTCCGGACCTCGTAGGCCGCAAGGCGGGCAACGAGAACGCCTGGTGCCCGCCGAACGCCCAGCACGCGCTGCGCCAGGCCAAGGTCCTCGGCGACAACGTGATCTCCCAGATGCGGGGCTTCCCGCAGAAGGACTACGAGCACGCCAACAAGGGCGCGGTCGCGGGTCTCGGCCTGCACAAGGGCGTCGCGATGATCGTCATGGGCAAGATGAAGATCAAGCTCAAGGGTCGCCTCGCCTGGTACATGCACCGTGGCTACCACGGCATGGCCATGCCGACCTGGAACCGCAAGATCCGCATCTTCGCCGACTGGACCCTCGGCATGTTCCTCAAGCGCGAGGTCGTCTCCCTCGGCGCCATGGAGAACCCCCGCGACGAGTTCTACGAGGCCGCCAAGCCCGCGCCGGTGCCCGCCGCGAGCAAGACCGAGGAGAAGGCCAAGGCCTCCTGACCTTCAGGCCCCAGGTCTTCGGGCCTCCCGGTCCGACGAACGAACCGAAGGACCTCCCGCCATCCGTGGTGCGGGAGGTCCTTCGGCGTTCCGCCCGGCGTGACTCAGAGCCGTTGCGGTGGAACGGTGGTGTTTGCCCAGTCGTAACTCCATTGCGGGACTGCGCCCGGCGCGTCCCGGTGTTTACGTGGTGGATGACATTCCGGCGTTCGTCGTCATGGAGGTGTGCACCATGCCCGATGCCGCGCTGCGGCTCACACGACTCCTCGAACAGCTGCTGGGGTCCCCGCTTCCCCTGCGCATTCGCGCCTGGGACGGTTCCGAAGCGGGGCCGCCGGACGCACCGATGCTCGTCGTACGCAATCGCCGGGCCCTGCGCCGGCTGCTGTTCAAGCCGGGTGAACTGGGCCTGGCTCGTGCCTGGGTGGCCGGCGACCTGACCGTCGAGGGCGACCTCTACGCCGCCCTGGAACTGCTCTCGGGCCTGATCTGGGAGCGGGACGAGGACGCCCGCGGCCTCACCGCGACGCTGCGGGACCCGCAGGCCCGCGCCGCCGTCCGCGGGCTGGTGAAGCTGGCCGGCCCGCCGCTGCCGCCCGCCCCGCCCCGCGAGGAGGTCCGCCGGCGCCACGGCCATCTGCACACCCGGCGCCGCGACAAGAGCGCCATCAGCCACCACTACGACGTCGGCAACGACTTCTACGAGCTCGTCCTCGGCCCCTCCATGGTGTACTCCTGCGCCTACTGGCCGGCTCCCGAACCCCTCGCCACCCTCGAACAGGCCCAGCACGACAAGCTCGAACTGATCTCGCGCAAGCTGGACCTGAAGCCCGGTCAGCGGCTTCTCGACGTCGGCTGCGGCTGGGGATCCATGGCCGTCCACGCGGCCCGCGAGCACGGCGTGGGCGTCGTCGGCGTCACCCTGTCCCGGGAACAGGCGGCGTACGCCCGCAAGCGCGTCGCCGACGAAGGGCTCACCGACCGGGTGGAGATCCGCGTCCAGGACTACCGGGACGTGCAGGACGGCCCCTACGACGCGATCTCCTCCATCGGCATGGCCGAACACGTCGGCGCCGTCCGCTACCTGGAGTACGCGCGTGAGCTGCACGCCCTGCTGAAGCCCGGCGGACGGCTGCTCAACCACCAGATCGGCCGCCGCCCGCAGCGCGACGAATCGTCGTACCGCGTGGACGACTTCATCGACGCCTACGTCTTCCCGGACGGTGAGCTGGCACCCGTCGGCACCACCGTCACCCAGCTGGAGCGGGCCGGCTTCGAGGTGCGTGACGTGGAGTCGATCCGCGAGCACTACGCGCTCACCCTGCGCCGCTGGGTGGCCAACCTGGAGGCGGACTGGGTCCGGGCCACGCGGCTGACCAGTCCCGGCCGCGCCCGCGTCTGGCGCCTGTACATGGCGGCCTCCGCGCTCGCCTTCGAACGCAACCGCATCGGCGTCAACCAGGTGCTGGCCGTGCGGACTCCCGGATCCGGTGACTCGGGGATGCCGCTGCGGGCCCGTACCTGGGGCGCGCCCGCCGCCTAGCGCACACGCCGAAGGGGCCCCTTCCGCCATGGAAGGGGCCCCTTCGGCACGGAGGCGTCGCTACTCGGACTTGATGGCCTGGAGCATGTTCAGCCGCGCCGCGCGCCGGGCCGGCCACAGGGCCGCCAGCACGCCGACCGCCGCCGCGAGCAGCAGGAAGACGACCAGCCGCGACCAGGGCAGGACCAGTTCGTACGTCGACAGGCTGGAGCCCAGCAGCTCACCGGCCGCCCAGCCGAAGAACACGCCGAGCCCGATGCCGAGGACGCCGCCGAACAGGGAGATCACCAGGGACTCCAGGCGGACCATCCGCTTGATGCCCTTGCGGTCCAGGCCGATCGCGCGGAGCATGCCGATCTCCTGGGAGCGCTCGAACACCGACATCGCCAGGGTGTTGATGACGCCGAGGACCGCGACGATCACCGCCATGGCGAGCAGGCCGTAGAGCAGGTTCAGCATCACGGTGAAGATCTGCGCGATGCCGTTGGAGATGTCCTTCTTGTCCTGGATCTTGATCGCCGGGTTGGAGCCGAGGGCCTCCACCAGCCGGTCCTTGACCGCGTCGGACGCCCCGTCGGAGGTCTTGACCATGACCTGCATGTCGTTCGGGCGGGGCTGGTGCGGCGTCAGGGTGGCGTTGTCCAGCATGATCCCGCGGATCATCTCGTTGCCCTCGTAGACCCCGGCGACGGTCAGGCGCTGCTTCCTGCCGTCCTCGAAGGCGGCGGTGAAGACCGAACCGGCCTTCCAGTCGTGCGACTTGGCGGTCTTGGCGTCCACGACGACCTTCGTGCCGCCGACCGTGAAGGAGCCGTCGTCGACGCGGAGGTCGGTCAGCTTGCCGATCGCCTCGCCGTTCACCCCGGTCAGGAACTCGGTGCGGCCGTCGATACGGGAGGGCGCGTTGCGCAGCGGGCTGGTGGCCGTCACGCCCTTGGTGGCGCGCAGCTTGCTGTCGACGTCCGGGGAGAGGAAGTTGCCGTTCGCCATCGACACCACGTAGTCGGCGCGGATCGCGGACGAGGCCATCTTGTCGATCGCGTGCTGGAGGCTGCCCGCCATCACGGTCATGCCGGTGATGAGGGTCAGGCCGATCATCAGCGCGGACGCGGTGGCCGCCGTACGGCGCGGGTTGCGCACCGAGTTCTGCCGGGCCAGCTTGCCGGAGACGCCGAAGGCGCGCAGGACGGGGGCCGCGGCGGCGATCAGCGGACGGGACAGCAGCGGGGTCAGGATGAACACGCCGATGATCAGCAGCACCGCGCCGATGCCCATGGGCGCCTGGGCGGAGTCGATGTCGTCCATCGTCGTGGCCACCAGGACCGTGGCGACACCGGCGGCCGCGAACAACGCGCCGATGGTGTTGCGCAGCACCAGCGACTTGGTGGTCGCCTGGGCGTGCAGGCTGCTCATCGCCGCCACCGGCGGGATCTTGGCGGCCCGGCGGCCGGGCAGCCAGGCGGCCAGCATGGTTACGAGGACACCGACGGCGAGGGCGGCGACGACCGTGCCGGGGGTGACGACCAGCGGCCCGTCGGGCACGGTGGCGCCCATCGAGCCCAGCAGGGACTTCAGCCCGGCGCCGATGCCGATGCCCGCGACCAGACCGGTCACGGCGGCCACCGTGCCCACCAGGAACGCCTCGATCAGCACGGACCGGGTGACCTGGCGGCGGGAGGCGCCGACCGCGCGGAGCAGGGCCAGTTCCTTGGTGCGCTGGGCGACCAGCATGGTGAAGGTGTTGGCGATGATGAACGTGCCGACGAACAGCGCGATGCCGGCGAAGACCAGCAGGCCCTGACGCAGTCCGCTCATCGAGTCCGAGATCATCCGCGCCTGGTCGTCGGCGAGCTGCTTGGCGGTGGTCGTCTCGGTCTTCCCCTTCGGCAGCACCCGGTCCAGCTGCGCCTTCAGCGCCGTCTGGCTGGTGCCCGCCTTCGCCCGCACGTCGATCTCGTCGTACGTGCCCGGCTTGCCGAACAGCTTCTGGGCGGTCGCCGTGTCGAACAGGGCGAGGCTGCCGCCGGCGGCGACGTTGCCGTCGTCGGTGGTGAAGACGCCGCTGACGGTGGGCGTCAGGACGGGGCCGTCGACGGAGACGCGGATGGTGTCGCCGACCTTGTACCCGGCGCGCCGGGCGGTCTCGGAGTCGATGAGGACCTGGCCCTCGCCGTGCGGGGCGGTGCCGGACTTCAGAGGGTAGCGGGGGTCGTCCGAGCCCCAGTAGTTCCCGCCCTGCGACTGGAAGCCGCCGCCGATCAGCTTGCCGTCCTTGTCGGCGATGGCGGTGAAGCCCTGCACGACGCCGATGGCGGAGCCGGCGCCGGGGACGCGGGCGCTCTCGTCCAGCAGCGACTGGGTCAGCTCGGGCCGCCGGCCGACCTGGTCGCCCTTGCTCTGCTGGAACTTGGCCCGCACGGCCACGTCGACATGGTCGAAGCCCTTGGCGGAACTCTTCTGGAACGCGTTCGAAATGGTGTTGGTGAAGACCAGGGTCCCCGACACGAAGGCGACGCCGAGCATCACGGCGAGCACGGTCATGAGGAGCCGGGCCTTGTGCGCGAGTACGTTGCGCAAGGCTGTGCGGAACATGGGTTCGTCTCAGTCCAGGGGGTACGAGTGGGTGGCGAGGGGGGCGGGAGGCGGGCGGGAAGTCAGCCGGCGCTGCTCTTGCCGTCGGACTCGGGGGTCCGGAGGTTCCCGCCGGGAAGACGCCGCATGAGGTCGAGGACCGCGTCCGCCGTGGGCTCGTACACCTCGTCCACGATCCGCCCGTCCGCGAGGAACACCACCCGGTCCGCGTACGCCGCGGCCACCGGGTCGTGGGTCACCATCACCACCGTCTGGCCCAGCTCGCGCACGGAGTTGCGCAGGAAGCCGAGCACCTCGGCCCCGGCGCGCGAGTCGAGGTTCCCGGTGGGCTCGTCACCGAAGATGATCTCCGGCTTGGCGGCCAGCGCCCGGGCGACGGCGACGCGCTGCTGCTGACCGCCGGACAGCTGGGAGGGCCGGTGGCCCAGCCGGTCGGCGAGCCCGACCATCGCGATCACGGAGTCGAGCCACTTCCGGTCCGGCTTGCGGCCGGCGATGTCCATCGGAAGGGTGATGTTCTCCAGGGCCGTGAGCGTCGGCAGCAGGTTGAACGCCTGGAAGATGAAGCCGATCTTGTCCCGGCGCAACTTGGTGAGCTGCTTGTCCTTCAGCGAACCCAGCTCGGTGTCGCCGATGCGCACCGAACCGGAGGAGAACGTGTCCAGGCCCGCCACGCAGTGCATCAGCGTGGACTTGCCGGACCCGGAGGGGCCCATGATCGCGGTGAACTCGGCCTGCCGGAAGTCGACGGAGACCCGGTCGAGGGCGACCACCTGGGTCTCGCCCTGTCCGTAGATCTTCGACAGATCCGTGGCACGCGCGGCCACGGCGGTGGTCGGGCCGGCGATGGAGGAGGTGGTCACGGGTGGGTGCTCCTGACGGGACGGTGTTCGGGGGACGTAGACCATCGTCGCTGCCGATCCGGCCCGTGCAGTCAGCCGCTGTTCCCGTTCCGGGGGCCGACTGGGGTCGGACCGGGACCCGGGCACGTCATACCTGGGGATGAGGGCCGTCCCTGATACCCGGGGAGGAGGCCGCCCCCGGGACGCGTCCTGCGGGCCGGATCGTCGAGAACAGGTGGAGCCCCCTGGTTCGGACGGTGAAATTCCGTCATTCCACGTGCGCGTCCGGCGCTCGCCCGCAAGGCTGTTGGCAAGTGCCGATGGCCACCCCCGAGCGCTGATGCTCCCTCAGTTACCAATAAAATAAGACAACATGAGTCCACCCGCCCGCCGTTCGGGGAAGGTGTCCCGATAGGGTCGGAGCCGCAGCGCGGAGCCCATGGCCTGCCCGGATGGTGGAAAGCAGACACGGCGAGCTTAAACCTCGCTGCCCCTTCGCGGGCGTGCCGGTTCAAGTCCGGCTCCGGGCACCACCGCGTCACGCGCGGTCCGGCCGACGGGCCGTGCCTCGCGGCAGGAGGGCGGGTCCGAGCAGGCCTCCCCGCATCCGGAGCCTGCGCGCCCTCGCGTCACCTCGCCCGCGTCAGCGCGCTTCTGTACGCGCGCCCCCCGTCGACGCGGGCACTCATCGACGCGAACCCCCATTGACGCGGACAACCATTGACATCGGATCGGTCCGGACGGAAACTCAGGGCACATCACAGTGAAAGAAATTTCACCAGGCGAACACTTGCCGTCCGTTCAGTCATCCGCCCCGTCATCCATCCAGGCGACGACGCCCATCCGAAGGGAACGACCGATGCGCACCACCGTCGGCATCATTGGAGCCGGACCGGCCGGCCTGCTCCTCGCCCGGCTGCTCCACAACGCCGGGATCGACTCGGTCGTCCTGGAGAGCCGCGACCGCGCCTACGTCGAGCACCGGCAGCGGGCCGGGATCCTGGAGCAGGGCACCGTGGACGTGCTGCGCGCGGCCGGGGCGGGGGAGCGGATGGACCGCGAGGGGCTGCGGCACGACGGGATCGAGCTGCGCTTCGACCGGCGCAGGCACCGCGTCGACTTCCCCGCGCTCACCGGTGGGCGGTCGGTGATGGTCTACGCCCAGACCGAGGTCTGCAAGGACCTCATCGCCCTGCAGCTCGACGAGGGCGGCCCGCTGCTGTTCGAGGCGGAGGCGCTGGCCGTGGAGGGGGCGGAGGGCGACCGCCCCTCCATCCGGTTCCGCCACCAGGGGCGCGAGGACGTCCTCGAGTGCGACTACGTCGTCGGGTGCGACGGCTTCTGGGGCGTGGCCCGCAAGGCCGTCCCCGCCTCGCTCTCCCGGGTGTTCGAGCGGACGTACCCCTTCGGCTGGCTCGGCATCCTCGCCGACGTGGCCCCCTCGCACGACGAGCTGGTCTACGCCCGCCACGACCGGGGGTTCGCCCTGCTGTCCATGCGCTCCCCGTCCGTCTCCCGCCTCTACCTCCAGGTGCCCGCGGACACCGACGCCGAGGCCTGGAGCGACGAGGAGATCTGGGACGAGCTCGAACGGCGGCTGGAGACCGACGACGACTGGGCCCTGCACCGCGGCCCGATCACCCAGAAGTCGGTGACCCCGATGCGCTCCTACGTCCACGAGCCCATGCGCCACGGCCACCTGTTCCTGGCCGGGGACGCCGCCCACATCGTGCCGCCGACCGGGGCCAAGGGGCTGAACCTCGCCGTCGGCGACGTCGTCACCTTCGCGCGGGCGCTCGTCCACGAGAAGGAGACGGGCTCCGCCGAACTCCTCGACGCCTACTCGGAGACCTGCCTGAGGCGCGTCTGGCAGGCCGAGCGCTTCAGCTACGACATGACGACGATGCTGCACCGGGACCCGGACGCCACCGCCTTCGAGGGACGGCTGCAACTGGCCCGGCTGGACCGGATCAGCTCCTGCCGGGCCGCCGAGACCGACCTCGCCGAGGGCTACACCGGGTTCCCGATCGGCTGACGGACACCCGGGTGGTCTCCGGCCGGTTCCGGACGTGTTCCGGGTCGGTCATGAACGGGGCCCTCCCTGGCCGGGAATCATGCGGCGACGTAGCGTGTTCCGCAGCATGGCGAGGGAAAGATCCTCCCGAGGTACTAGGGTCAGTCCTTTGCCTTTCCATTACTCTTGAGGCCAAGGCCGCGCCGTGCGGCCATGGAGGAGTGAGATGAGGAGCAGAAACCCGGTCTTCTCGCGACGGGGGTTCAGCCGCGACAACGGCTACGCGGGCTTCAACGCCGCGCCGCAGGCCGGGGGTCCCGCTGTCGGCACGCAGGGCAATCCGTACGCGCAGGGCAACCCGTACGCCCAGCCGAGCG from Streptomyces sp. 6-11-2 encodes:
- a CDS encoding NAD(P)/FAD-dependent oxidoreductase — its product is MSTTERPRILVVGGGYVGLYAARRILKKMRYGEATVTVVDPRSYMTYQPFLPEAAAGSISPRHVVVPLRRVLPKAEVLTGRVTTIDQDRKVATIAPLVGEAYELPFDYLVIAMGAVSRTFPIPGLAEQGIGMKGIEESIGLRNHVLEQLDKADSTTDEEIRRKALTFVFIGGGFAGAETIGEVEDMARDAAKYYNNVSREDMRFVLVDAADKILPEVGPKLGQYGKEHLEGRGVEVYLSTSMESCVDGHVVLKNGLEVDSNTIVWTAGVKPNPALARFGLPLGPRGHVDAQPTLQVTGTDYIWAAGDNAQVPDLVGRKAGNENAWCPPNAQHALRQAKVLGDNVISQMRGFPQKDYEHANKGAVAGLGLHKGVAMIVMGKMKIKLKGRLAWYMHRGYHGMAMPTWNRKIRIFADWTLGMFLKREVVSLGAMENPRDEFYEAAKPAPVPAASKTEEKAKAS
- a CDS encoding cyclopropane-fatty-acyl-phospholipid synthase family protein, whose protein sequence is MPDAALRLTRLLEQLLGSPLPLRIRAWDGSEAGPPDAPMLVVRNRRALRRLLFKPGELGLARAWVAGDLTVEGDLYAALELLSGLIWERDEDARGLTATLRDPQARAAVRGLVKLAGPPLPPAPPREEVRRRHGHLHTRRRDKSAISHHYDVGNDFYELVLGPSMVYSCAYWPAPEPLATLEQAQHDKLELISRKLDLKPGQRLLDVGCGWGSMAVHAAREHGVGVVGVTLSREQAAYARKRVADEGLTDRVEIRVQDYRDVQDGPYDAISSIGMAEHVGAVRYLEYARELHALLKPGGRLLNHQIGRRPQRDESSYRVDDFIDAYVFPDGELAPVGTTVTQLERAGFEVRDVESIREHYALTLRRWVANLEADWVRATRLTSPGRARVWRLYMAASALAFERNRIGVNQVLAVRTPGSGDSGMPLRARTWGAPAA
- a CDS encoding ABC transporter permease, translated to MFRTALRNVLAHKARLLMTVLAVMLGVAFVSGTLVFTNTISNAFQKSSAKGFDHVDVAVRAKFQQSKGDQVGRRPELTQSLLDESARVPGAGSAIGVVQGFTAIADKDGKLIGGGFQSQGGNYWGSDDPRYPLKSGTAPHGEGQVLIDSETARRAGYKVGDTIRVSVDGPVLTPTVSGVFTTDDGNVAAGGSLALFDTATAQKLFGKPGTYDEIDVRAKAGTSQTALKAQLDRVLPKGKTETTTAKQLADDQARMISDSMSGLRQGLLVFAGIALFVGTFIIANTFTMLVAQRTKELALLRAVGASRRQVTRSVLIEAFLVGTVAAVTGLVAGIGIGAGLKSLLGSMGATVPDGPLVVTPGTVVAALAVGVLVTMLAAWLPGRRAAKIPPVAAMSSLHAQATTKSLVLRNTIGALFAAAGVATVLVATTMDDIDSAQAPMGIGAVLLIIGVFILTPLLSRPLIAAAAPVLRAFGVSGKLARQNSVRNPRRTAATASALMIGLTLITGMTVMAGSLQHAIDKMASSAIRADYVVSMANGNFLSPDVDSKLRATKGVTATSPLRNAPSRIDGRTEFLTGVNGEAIGKLTDLRVDDGSFTVGGTKVVVDAKTAKSHDWKAGSVFTAAFEDGRKQRLTVAGVYEGNEMIRGIMLDNATLTPHQPRPNDMQVMVKTSDGASDAVKDRLVEALGSNPAIKIQDKKDISNGIAQIFTVMLNLLYGLLAMAVIVAVLGVINTLAMSVFERSQEIGMLRAIGLDRKGIKRMVRLESLVISLFGGVLGIGLGVFFGWAAGELLGSSLSTYELVLPWSRLVVFLLLAAAVGVLAALWPARRAARLNMLQAIKSE
- a CDS encoding ABC transporter ATP-binding protein, whose product is MTTSSIAGPTTAVAARATDLSKIYGQGETQVVALDRVSVDFRQAEFTAIMGPSGSGKSTLMHCVAGLDTFSSGSVRIGDTELGSLKDKQLTKLRRDKIGFIFQAFNLLPTLTALENITLPMDIAGRKPDRKWLDSVIAMVGLADRLGHRPSQLSGGQQQRVAVARALAAKPEIIFGDEPTGNLDSRAGAEVLGFLRNSVRELGQTVVMVTHDPVAAAYADRVVFLADGRIVDEVYEPTADAVLDLMRRLPGGNLRTPESDGKSSAG
- a CDS encoding 4-hydroxybenzoate 3-monooxygenase; its protein translation is MRTTVGIIGAGPAGLLLARLLHNAGIDSVVLESRDRAYVEHRQRAGILEQGTVDVLRAAGAGERMDREGLRHDGIELRFDRRRHRVDFPALTGGRSVMVYAQTEVCKDLIALQLDEGGPLLFEAEALAVEGAEGDRPSIRFRHQGREDVLECDYVVGCDGFWGVARKAVPASLSRVFERTYPFGWLGILADVAPSHDELVYARHDRGFALLSMRSPSVSRLYLQVPADTDAEAWSDEEIWDELERRLETDDDWALHRGPITQKSVTPMRSYVHEPMRHGHLFLAGDAAHIVPPTGAKGLNLAVGDVVTFARALVHEKETGSAELLDAYSETCLRRVWQAERFSYDMTTMLHRDPDATAFEGRLQLARLDRISSCRAAETDLAEGYTGFPIG